A single genomic interval of Coccidioides posadasii str. Silveira chromosome 1, complete sequence harbors:
- a CDS encoding uncharacterized protein (EggNog:ENOG410PY1S), which produces MDNKVDDDKIGPGVELCDPVRLKLLKELQDIVGRVPQKAQASFLLCDLQYLQDLRKSSINPVVLEAVQRSLSDSKVDEIVAQWCQLSRPHSTASPARSLSLSHGHPKPSPLKHLAVANTKAQAPEEQEETEIRSQPSKRKRNGSRSRTSCSSGKSRSQYVSDECKNRDAHRCVVTKLAGPIDAAHIVPFSLNREDRRARFFSLLKTLWSQRIEKWKSLLENGTEFVENMISFTPTIHRYHSAGLFGLQPIEASLDGKSLKLKFYWLPQRETPSDTMTDITDIPTLPDDVELEDIKICNGKDGHLIKSGEVIELTTLDPEKRPLPNWDLLEMQWVLQRMTALRGAADLPDTVLDESDDLASFGYSEMEADKIFDEGLGGWCKQGVDEEAIEEDCWSGRVNNWIDTQQIQPQII; this is translated from the exons ATGGATAACAAGGTCGACGATGACAAGATTGGGCCTGGAGTGGAACTCTGCGATCCCGTCCGCCTGAAGCTGCTAAAAGAGCTGCAGGACATTGTGGGCCGAGTTCCTCAGAAGGCTCAGGCTTCTTTCCTCCTCTGCGATCTTCAGTACCTGCAAGACTTGCGCAAATCGTCTATCAATCCTGTTGTGTTGGAAGCTGTGCAGCGATCGCTTTCCGACTCgaaagtagatgaaatcgTGGCACAAT GGTGTCAATTATCCCGTCCACATTCCACCGCCTCTCCTGCCCGATCCCTCTCGCTATCACACGGTCATCCGAAACCATCGCCACTTAAACATCTAGCTGTCGCAAACACCAAAGCACAGGCTCCAGAAGAGCAAGAGGAGACTGAGATTCGGTCTCAACCTTCTAAGCGAAAACGGAACGGCTCTCGGAGTCGAACCTCCTGTTCAAGCGGGAAGAGCAGATCTCAATATGTCAGTGACGAG TGTAAGAACCGAGACGCTCACAGATGCGTCGTCACCAAACTCGCAGGACCGATAGACGCTGCACATATCGTTCCTTTCTCTCTGAATAGAGAGGACCGGCGAGCGAGGTTTTTCAGCTTGCTCAAAACTTTATGGTCCCAACGCATCGAAAAATGGAAAAGTCTCCTTGAGAACGGCACTGAGTTTGTTGAAAATATGATCTCTTTTACTCCCACCATCCATCGGTACCACTCAGCGGGGCTGTTTGGTCTTCAGCCCATCGAAGCCTCTTTGGACGGTAAATCACTGAAACTCAAGTTTTACTGGCTTCCGCAACGTGAAACCCCCAGCGATACTATGACCGATATCACAGATATCCCAACCCTTCCCGATGATGTCGAGTTGGAAGATATCAAAATCTGCAATGGCAAGGATGGGCACCTCATCAAGTCAGGTGAAGTCATAGAGCTGACAACATTGGACCCTGAAAAACGACCGCTGCCAAATTGGGATCTACTGGAAATGCAATGGGTACTGCAACGTATGACGGCCCTGAGGGGAGCCGCAGACTTACCTGACACAGTCCTCGATGAGTCTGACGATCTCGCGAGCTTCGGGTACTCTGAGATGGAGGCAGACAAGATTTTCGATGAAGGGCTGGGTGGGTGGTGCAAGCAGGGCGTTGATGAGGAGGCCATTGAGGAGGACTGCTGGTCTGGCAGGGTCAACAACTGGATTGACACGCAGCAGATCCAGCCACAGATTATTTGA